The Actinomyces lilanjuaniae genome segment CCGCCAACTCGTTGGAGGCGGTCAGGGCCGCGAACAGCACGCTGGCAAAGTACACGTTGGTGAAGTCCAGCCCCTCCTCAGACCCGTAGTAGATGCGCTCCCGGGCCAGGTAGCCGTGGAGGTTCATCTGCCCCAGGCCGATGGCGTGGGACTCACGGTTGCCCCGGTCGATGGAGGGGACGCTGGGCAGGCGGGTCTGGTCGCTGACCGCCGTCAGGCCGCGCACCGCGGTGCGGATGGTGCGCGCGAAGTCCGGGGAGTCCATCGTCCTGGCGATGTTGAGGGAGCCCAGGTTGCAGGAGATGTCCTTGCCCACGTGGGTAAAGGACAGGTCCTCGCCTAGGACGCTGGGCTCGCTGACCTGGAGGATCTCCGAGCACAGGTTGGACATGACCACCTTGCCCTTGACCGGATTGGCCCGGTTGACCGTGTCCTCGAACATGACGTAGGGGTAGCCGGACTCGAACTGGATCTCCGCCAGGGTCTGGAAGAAGGTGCGGGCGTTGATCTTGGTCTTCCTGATCCGCCCGTCGTCGACCATCTCCCGGTACCTCTCAGTGACATTGACGTCAGCGAAGGGTATCCCGTAGACGCGCTCGACGTCGTAGGGGCTGAAGAGGTACATGTCCTCGTTAGCCCGCGCTAGCTCAAAGGTGATGTCGGGAATGACCACGCCCAGCGACAGCGTCTTGATACGGATCTTCTCGTCGGCGTTCTCGCGCTTAGTGTCCAGGAAGCGCATGATGTCAGGGTGGTGGGCATGCAGGTACACCGCCCCTGCACCCTGGCGGGCGCCGAGCTGGTTGGCGTAGGAGAAGGAGTCCTCCAGCAGCTTCATGACGGGGATGACGCCGCTGGACTGGTTCTCGATCCGCTTGATGGGGGCGCCCATCTCCCGCAGGTTGCTCAGCAGCAACGCCACGCCGCCGCCGCGCTTGGACAGCTGGAGGGCGGAGTTGATACCGCGGGCAATGGACTCCATGTTGTCCTCGATACGCACCAGGAAGCAGGAGACCGGCTCGCCGCGCTGCGCCTTGCCCTCGTTGAGGAAGGTCGGGGTGGCCGGCTGGAAGCGCCCGGTCATCATCTCCTCGACGAGGTCCAGGGCCAGCGTCTCGTCACCGTCGGCCAGGGTCAGGGCCACCATGGTGACCCGGTCCTCGAAGCGTTCCAGGTAGCGCTTGCCGTCGAAGGTCTTGAGCGTGTAGGAGGTGTAGTACTTGAAGGCGCCCAGAAAGGTCTCAAAACGGAACTTGTGGGCGTAGGCGGCCTTGAAGGCCGTCTTGACGAAGGCCGGGGAGTAGCGCTCCAGGACGTGGCCCTCGTAGTAGCCCTCGCTCACCAGGTAGTCGAGCTTCTCCTCCAGGTCGTGGAAGAAGACCGTGTTCTGGTTGACGTGCTGGAGAAAGTACTGGCGGGCTGCCTGGCGGTCGGCGTCGAACTGGATGAGCCCGTTGGCGTCATACAGGTTCAGCCTGGCATTGAGGGCGTGGTAGTCCAGGTCCGGGGACGGCGCGGTCTCCGTGCCAGTGTCCGTCAGCGTGTCTGCCAAAAGTTATCCAATCCTTGCTTGACGCGTTCCACGTCGGTCGGAGTGCCGAGCAGTTCGTAGCGGTACAGCACAGGTACGCCCAATTTGCTGGCGATGATGTCGCCGGCCAGGCCGTAGGCCTGGCCGAAGTTGGTGTTGCCCGAGGTGATAACCCCTCGGCACAGCGCCCGGTTGCGCGGGTCGTTGAGAAACCTGATGACCTGCTTAGGCACTGCACCCTTGACAGAGCCACCGCCGTAGGTGGGCACCACCAGAACGTAGTCCTCCTCCACCCGAAGCGCCCCGTCCGCGGGACGCAGGGGGATACGAGCACTGGGTAGGCCGAGCCTGCTGACAAACCTGTGGGTGTTCTCCGAAGTGGAGGAGAAGTAGACCAGAAGGGGTGGCCCAGGAGGCTGGCTGCTCATACAGCAACAGCATCCAGCGCAGAGATCAGACGGCGACGGCCTCAGCCGCAGCCGCCAGGGCCTTGATCCTGTCCGGACGGAAGCCGGACCAGTGGTCGCCGCCAGCGGTAACCACCGGCGCCTGGGCGTACCCCAGGGCACGAACCTGCTCCAGGGCCTCGGCGTCCTGGGTGACGTCCACCGTCCGGTAGGCCAGGCCGGCCTTGTCCAGGGCACGGTAGGTAGCCGAGCACTGGACACAGTTGGGCTTGCTGTAGACGGTGATCGCCATGTCGTCCTCTTCCTCAGGTTCCCGCGGCCCCTCCAGACCGTCCCCCCGTGAGAGGGCCGACCCGGAGGCGACCACGCTGCTGCCATTCACGGCTGGCGCGAGCGCCGCCGTTGGGCAAGACACTACCCCTAGGGGTCGATTCACGCCACCACCCCTAGATGATGTGTCTGGCGTGTTCTTGTGCATAAGCACCGCTCCGTTCTGTGGACAGCTTCCACGAGCTTGTGGAGGACCGGTGGACGCCCCACCGGTCACGGCCCAGGCCCCGCCGGAACCCCGGTCAAGTGTCCCGCGGAACCATGGTCCTCCAGGGGTGTGACACGAACCCGGGCACCTTGGACACAGACAGCCCCGGCACAGTGAGCACCAGTGTCTCCAGCCTGCCCCCACCCTGGGGACAACGTCACCTGAACCTCTTGTCCCACTCTTGTCACACCTCCGTCTGGCGTGTCGCGGCAGCGTGGACATCACGACCTGCGAGGGCCGCCGCAGGCGCAGCGGTCGCAGGGCAGCCCGGGCAGGCGCTCGGTGCGACCGCTGTGGCAGGATGTCAGGCCACACTCAGACCTGCCGCCTCGTCAGAACGAGGAGGAGGAGCCGGACCCCGAGAAGCCTCCGCTGAAGCCACCGCCCCCGTGCCCGCCCCCCACCGAGCCTTCACCGCCAATGAAGCCTCCCACACCGCTCTCGCCGCTGGACGGCTCGTAGGAGGCTGCGGCGCGGTAGCCCGCTACCAGGTCCGCGGCTGGTGCGAAGAAGACAGCTGTCCCAGCCAGGCCGCCTGGGGCGCCGACCCCGGCCGCCTGCCGTGAGCCGTCCCGGACCCTGCTGCTGCGCCTCGACACTCCTGGCGCTGAGAGACCAGGCGAGCTTGGGTTGAGCCGGATCGTGGAGTACGGGACGTAGCTCTCACTGACACCGTCATACGACCACTGACCGCCGTAGACCCTCGCTGTCTCCGAGTCCCCGCAGGGGTGGGACTGCTTGTAGTACTGCTGCCGCTGCTCGGCGTGGCGCGAGTCGTCCGCGTCTAGGGCGGCCTTGGCCAGCACGTCAACCCGGATTCGGGTCTCGTCTGAGACGCGGTCCAGCTCAGCCAGAGCGTCTTCGGGCACCATCCGATGGTCAGCCAGCTCCTCCGTCATTGTGTCCAGCCGCTGCTTCTGAACACGTACCCACTGGCGCTCCTTTGCCGCAAGCCCCCTCAGCCTCCCGTCCCAGACCTCGCCGCACAGCTCTCTCAGGGCCTGCAGGTCCTCCAGCACCGGCCCCATCTCGTTGCGCCAGGCATCCTGCCAGCCGTGGCCCATGGTGAGCAGGGCAGCAGCGTTGACGACGACGTCGTCCAGCGCGTCCAGCTCAGCGGCC includes the following:
- the nrdE gene encoding class 1b ribonucleoside-diphosphate reductase subunit alpha, translating into MADTLTDTGTETAPSPDLDYHALNARLNLYDANGLIQFDADRQAARQYFLQHVNQNTVFFHDLEEKLDYLVSEGYYEGHVLERYSPAFVKTAFKAAYAHKFRFETFLGAFKYYTSYTLKTFDGKRYLERFEDRVTMVALTLADGDETLALDLVEEMMTGRFQPATPTFLNEGKAQRGEPVSCFLVRIEDNMESIARGINSALQLSKRGGGVALLLSNLREMGAPIKRIENQSSGVIPVMKLLEDSFSYANQLGARQGAGAVYLHAHHPDIMRFLDTKRENADEKIRIKTLSLGVVIPDITFELARANEDMYLFSPYDVERVYGIPFADVNVTERYREMVDDGRIRKTKINARTFFQTLAEIQFESGYPYVMFEDTVNRANPVKGKVVMSNLCSEILQVSEPSVLGEDLSFTHVGKDISCNLGSLNIARTMDSPDFARTIRTAVRGLTAVSDQTRLPSVPSIDRGNRESHAIGLGQMNLHGYLARERIYYGSEEGLDFTNVYFASVLFAALTASNELAVERGQSFVGFEDSAYADGSFFEKYVTQDFVPVTDRVRELFEASSVHVPTRADWAELARKVRQGGLYNRNLQAVPPTGSISYINNSTSSIHPIVAKIEIRKEGKIGRVYYPAPYMTNDNLEYYQDAYEIGPEKIIDTYAAATQHVDQGLSLTLFFPDTATTRDVNRAQIYAWRKGIKTLYYIRLRQAALTGTEVEGCVSCML
- the nrdI gene encoding class Ib ribonucleoside-diphosphate reductase assembly flavoprotein NrdI produces the protein MSSQPPGPPLLVYFSSTSENTHRFVSRLGLPSARIPLRPADGALRVEEDYVLVVPTYGGGSVKGAVPKQVIRFLNDPRNRALCRGVITSGNTNFGQAYGLAGDIIASKLGVPVLYRYELLGTPTDVERVKQGLDNFWQTR
- the nrdH gene encoding glutaredoxin-like protein NrdH, producing MAITVYSKPNCVQCSATYRALDKAGLAYRTVDVTQDAEALEQVRALGYAQAPVVTAGGDHWSGFRPDRIKALAAAAEAVAV